AGAGAAGGTGATCTGCTAACTAGACTCGGTATCCCAACTGGAGCTAACAGTCAGTGCAAAATTTTGGTTAGCACAAGAAGCAGAGAGGTCTGTGTAAATCTTCATGCTAAGATTTATGAGATGGAAAGTTTGACAGAAGAAGATAGCTGGAAGCTGTTTTGTGCTTATGCTTTTCCCCAGTCTGATGGAAATGGAGCGCCAGAGTACCTGAAGGAGGTAGCTATGAACATCGTGAAGGAATGTGGGAAATTGCCACTTGCCATCAAGACCACAGCAGCATCTCTGGCGAACACTACACGGCCAGGGGAGTGGCAGTCCAAGTTTGATAAGCTGAAAAAGGTAAGCAATCCTAACGACCCTGTCATGGATATTCTCAGGTTGAGTTACGACTCCCTGCCTGCACATCTCAAGGCTTGTTTTgcttatctttctttctttcctgaggATGAGCAAATAGAGTGTGAGTATCTCATTTATCTGTGGTTGGGAGAAGGGTTCATTCCAGAAAAGGAGAATCCGTGGGATTGTTTAGATCAGCTTGCCAATCTCTGTCTGGTGGAAGTATGGGAAAATATATCGTTAACTAAATATTGTAAAATTCATGATTTATTGCTGGATTTGGCCATACTCATATCCAGAGAAAATAACTTTGCATTCGGTGTTGAGGACGCCTTCTGTGAATTGCGCTCTGTGAATAATAGAGGCGGTGGTCGCTGGTGTCGCTTATTTTTGGCGAAGAAAGATATTGATGAGCGTGCCACTTCAGAGAGGCGTCCTGTTTCTCCCACACTTGTCCGGACACTGTCGCTCTCCTGCAATACCAAAATTGGAGGAAACATTCCGGCAATGTTTTTCAGGGGTATGAGAGTTCTGCGTGTTCTGGATTTGAGCTACACAAATATCTCCACATTGCCTGCTTGCGTTGGAAAGATGAAACTTCTTAGAGTGTTGAATTTGATGGAGACAAAGATTAAGATGTTACCAAAGTGTGTGAGACATCTTAGGAGTCTAACTTATCTTAATGTCTCTACCGAAGCAACTATTCAGATACCGAAATGGATAAGTGAACTTAGGTGTCTTCAGCATTTGAAAGGCTCGTTTGAGCGACTGCCAAAGGAAATATCAAAGCTGGAGTCTTTGCGAACACTGCGAATATCTGGGGGTTGTTGGTTGTCCCTGTCCGTGGAAGAAGAAGAGGGTGTGTTAAGGTTAGAGGATGTTGGGAAGATGAGTGAGATTGAGGAAATAAAATTTGAAGTTTCTGATGAAGCGCAGTTGAAGAGGATGGAAGAAGGGATCCTTGCACCCTTGGAGAAGCTGCGTCGGCTGATGGTCAACAATGCAATCGATGGAATGCAAGGTGAATCAGAATCGGATCTTCCGCAATTTCCGGAGAGAATGAGTGCAATGAGAGATCTGGAACATCTTGTACTATGGGATTTTGCAGTGCCGAGTTGGATATGCTGTTTGGCAAATCTCACATATCTCTTTTTATATAATTGTGATTGCAGTAATTACCCGGAATTACAAGCATTGCCCAATCTAGTGAGTTTGACGTTGTGGGTGAACAAGAGGTGCAGAGAATTGCCAAAGGCGTTTGGAAAGTCGGGAGGGTTTCCACACCTCCGCTTCTTTGTGATGCAGGATTTCCCTGAATTGGAGGAGTTTCCAGAAATGGAGGATGGAGCGATGGCATGCCTTGAGAAGTTGGAGCTACGAAGGTGTGAGAAGTTGAACAAGGTGGGAGATGGATTGGAGCGGTTAAAAAGACTCAAGGAGATCAATTTATGGAGGAGTGGGATAGATGAATTAAGGGAGACATTGAAGGAAGGCGGGATATATTGGAAAAGAATCAAAGCCATCAATCCTCATATAACTGTTGGACACAACTTTTTTGACATATAATTTTTATAAGCATTATTAGTTTTAAGATTTGCTTTGAGAAATGTTATTCCATTGTTTGTTTTCGggagattttatttttattatttttaataaaaaatattaaatatttcaaacataatttattttggaaagaaaaataattttaagctttttttattttagtttattttaattTGAGAAGTTACTTCTATTTATTTAATAGACattgtattattttaattattttaaaaattatgaatGTTGTGAAATTTTTTTcacttgaaaattattttattcattttaaattatataagaattattttattttatttatattgtttatttatgaatctaattgtttttatttattaaaaagttattttattttttttataattatttagtAACTATTTAATTTTATCTATTTTAGAATTATTTATTATGCTTTAGACTTTTTTTAAATTCATTAAAATTTAAGTAATATTTTAACATAGTCACAAACTCGATTGATGTCATTATAAACCACTTCTCAATGtaattaaaagagttgttagacTAAAatggatcaaattaaataaatatgatggcaatATGAATAGTTATAAATGAAGAGAGATTGATTTGCTTAAGTGAATGCATGTTAATTCAAAAAGATAATAAAATTTGTGCATCTCACTATTTAGAAATGTTGTAGATAATTGTGTGAAAGGATAATGATCAAGATATTCTTTATTACCTTATATCAAAGGTATTTTGTCACTTTGGAAGAAGGCTTAACATctctaaaaataaatattttttat
The nucleotide sequence above comes from Cryptomeria japonica chromosome 11, Sugi_1.0, whole genome shotgun sequence. Encoded proteins:
- the LOC131042580 gene encoding disease resistance protein RPP8-like yields the protein MASILAEAVVGKVCEMAVQQVANEVSIVWNFTEDFEWLKNQIEQTNYFLNEADEKNTRQKESVKTWLHRVRDVAWEAEDILQICAVDSMYATNPQFCSLGCSQLIRRHKMGRRIQKIKAQVSSVIEEGNRLNIGHSVVSRIEEAESSSSSQRRQLKRLSLLPSDSKPVGIQSKIDSMVNLLENPQFPIIAVVGMGGMGKTYLLQHVYDAQKGRYEKSAWLSVSQFYSLSKLLSDLAFKLDENLSRRIKESGISEEVAAEEIHSFIQEKRCLIVLDDVWRATREGDLLTRLGIPTGANSQCKILVSTRSREVCVNLHAKIYEMESLTEEDSWKLFCAYAFPQSDGNGAPEYLKEVAMNIVKECGKLPLAIKTTAASLANTTRPGEWQSKFDKLKKVSNPNDPVMDILRLSYDSLPAHLKACFAYLSFFPEDEQIECEYLIYLWLGEGFIPEKENPWDCLDQLANLCLVEVWENISLTKYCKIHDLLLDLAILISRENNFAFGVEDAFCELRSVNNRGGGRWCRLFLAKKDIDERATSERRPVSPTLVRTLSLSCNTKIGGNIPAMFFRGMRVLRVLDLSYTNISTLPACVGKMKLLRVLNLMETKIKMLPKCVRHLRSLTYLNVSTEATIQIPKWISELRCLQHLKGSFERLPKEISKLESLRTLRISGGCWLSLSVEEEEGVLRLEDVGKMSEIEEIKFEVSDEAQLKRMEEGILAPLEKLRRLMVNNAIDGMQGESESDLPQFPERMSAMRDLEHLVLWDFAVPSWICCLANLTYLFLYNCDCSNYPELQALPNLVSLTLWVNKRCRELPKAFGKSGGFPHLRFFVMQDFPELEEFPEMEDGAMACLEKLELRRCEKLNKVGDGLERLKRLKEINLWRSGIDELRETLKEGGIYWKRIKAINPHITVGHNFFDI